GAGACCTGTTGTGTCCTGAGGTGCTACAGTCTGTCCCTGGAGGGGCTCCCCAGCCCTttgatggcctctgcctccaggcCCCAGCTGCCTCCTTCCCCTGAGGGACAAACACAGCAGACAGTTTTGTGAAGAGATTTTAGTAGCTAAATATGGCACCATGTGTTCCAAGGGCGATATAAATTACAGTATGCAAAACATACTGACTGGCTGAGGTAAAACACACTGTTCCTGCCTCATGTCACCATGAGGGGAAACGcagatacttttaaaaacattttgcttaTAAAAAATGTCCCCTCGAAAGGCCTCCTGAGAGGGCTGTGAGGCTCACCCTCCACTGCGCGTCCACTGCGCACGCCGCCCCGCCGCTGCTGCTAGCCCAGGGCTTTGTCAAGGTTGTTCTTGATGGTGTCCAGGAAGTCCGAGGTGTTCAGGAAGTGTTCGTTCAGCTTCACGCTGCCGAGAAAACACCGTTCACGTGAGGGGCTGCGCCCAAGCTTGGGCATCTTAACAGCAGCCCTCTCTCTCTTGTCCGTgcagggaggggcacagtcagggtACAAGTCGAAGGTGACCTGTAGCCCACTGCCCTAGGGCCACAGCAAATTCCACGGGAACCTGGTAAGGTCTGTATGTCCCTTCCCAGGTGAATGGGCATCTGGGCACATGCTCTCCTGGGAGAAGCTGGGAGCTCAGTATGGGCGGTGGTGGAAAAGGCTTCAAGCAGCTACTAGCCTCAGGGATGGAGACCAACTCACTGGGCCTGGCCTGAGCCATCTCTCAGGACTGTGGTCCTGTCCTGCCCCACGCTCCTGGCAGGACAGCTGACTCAGGAGGGGGCCTCTAAGAAGGGTCCTTGGCTTCTTCCCTCCTGTCCCTGAGGCCCCGGAAGGccagccctgccctccacccAGGCCACGCACTTGCTGAGACCATGGATGCAGCCCGCCAGGTCCTTGGTCATGGCTCCACTCTCCACTGTCTGAACGCACACCTTCTCCAGGGTCTGGGCAAACCTGCAGGGGGCCGGACAGAGTGAGACCCCAGCTGTGCAGCGTCAGGGTCCAGAACCTGCTGGGCCGGCTCAGGTGCTTCCTCCGTGCTCACCTGATGAGGTCCTGGTTCCCATCTAGCTTTCCTCTGTGCTCCAGGCCACGTGTCCAGGCAAAAATGCTGGCAATGGGATTGGTGCTGGTGGGCCGGCCCTGGGGGCAGGGTCACAGGGGAGTTAAGAGCCAACAAAGGAGCAACCTAGACACAGCTTCCCACCCTTAGACTGACAGGGCCGGGCCCATCCTCCCAGCCCTCagatccagtgggttctgtgccCCTGCAGTAGACTGTGTGGGCACACTCCCCACTCTTACCTTCTGGTGCTCCCGATAGTGGCGTGTGACTGTCCCATGAGCAGCCTCAGCCTCAATGGTCTTCCCATCCGGGCAGACCAGCACGGACGTCATCAAGCCAAGGGAACCAAAGCCTGAAGAGTGGGAAGACCCTCCTCTAAGGGTTGGCGCCTCTCTTCGGACCACCTGGATTGAACCCACCCGCCCTCCTGCTGTCGCTCAGCTTACGTTTGCACCCACCCCCACTGTAACTGGGAGGACAGGAACTGTTTTTGGTATGTCTACCCCAGTCTTGGGTCTTCAGGGTCCAGCACGGGGCAGAGGAGCACTCGAAGGTGGCTATTACTAGCCTGTTAGTATACATCTGTGGTTCCACCTCCAGGCGTCCCAGAGCCTGCGGCCCGCAGGGCCCAAGAGTGCACAGAGTTCTACCTTGCCAGCCCGGCTCATGGCCAGGAGGCATCTTCAGCAGAAAGAATAAAGCAGCTGCCAGCATTTCATAGTGATCACTTGATCTGCTGCTCTTTCTGGCTACCTTTTCGCTTGTCAAGGTCTCCTGAGTTTCAAAAGCATCCACAGCACCAAAATTAGAATGTcaactcccaagaaagaaaaagtgggcAACTCCTATAGATAAACTTATTTATCTAAGAATTTTTGCTGCTGGGACAGAGGTTGGGAGTCCCTTCCCCGCTGTTACCTAGACCTCCTCACTCATCAATTCCTTATATATTTAGAGGTGATTGTCAtgcctttctcttttctgctaTGGCTTTTCATACTTCCAGCCTAGATGGGAAATGTTCTAATGAGAGAATCACCATTCAACTTCTCAAAATAAAGCCAAAGGGTTTATAAAGCTTGAATATCCTCTGCCTTTTCATCGCAACCTGGCTTGGGCTTCGTTTTTCTCCTTCCCAGGACCTAGACCTCACCCATCACACACAACCTAGTTTCTCTTCCACTCTCTATGCTGCACGTTGCCTTTTCCCACCGTCTTTCCTGTTCCTGTTCCCCACATAATTGGGCTATTGCTCATGGTTCCTCTCTAATGGCTTGCCCAGGCTTTCTGCTAGAATCGGATTTACCTTTCCGGAAACTAGGGCCTGGGGTTTTTCCATCTTCCCTGCTATTCTCCTACATCCAAAAGGTTTACTGTACAAAacaaattctctgttatttaaagAGAAATCAGTTAGGCTCAATCCCATGTTTCTACTGGAGCCAAAGCTAGTCACTTGGCCCCTTCCTGGACAGGAACCTTGAGGTCAACACACTCAGCCCCTTGAGAACTTGAATTCCTGCATCCTCCTTTCTCTGCAATGGCAGCCTTAGTAATACACTAGTCCAAACCTAATTTGTGATCCTTCCTCACTCAGCTACCAGGGAGCTCCTGCCCCCTGCTATCCACAGGGGACCTTGCAATGAGCCAGGAAGCCCAAGTCCTACTGCTATGCTAGAGAAATTTTCTACCAAAAGTGTCTGAAAATGACCCCCGTCAGAGAAGCCAAACTACCAATCCCCACGGGGTGCAGTGTTCTCCTGGCGTACCCTGAGCCAGGATGTCTGACTGCACGTCTCCATCATAGTTCTTGCAGGCCCACACAAAGCCACCTGAAGACTTGAGGACCTGAGCCACCATGTCATCGATGAGTCGGTGCTCGTACCAGATCTTATTCTTGTCAAAATCAGTCTTATAGTGCCTGGAAGCGAAAGGGCCTGTTGTGGGAGGAATGCAGGAGGCTGATGGGTTAGGGATCCCTCCCTGAGCCAAATGCAAGGGGTCAGCAACCTCCCCGGGTGGGAGGAGGGCTGGGGCTAGGGGACAAGGAGGATGGGCTCTGGCGTCCTGGGGAGCAGTAAAGGGAGAAGCTGTTACTTGTCAAAGATCTCCTGGAAGATGTCCTTGAAGCGCCCGTCATAGGCTTTCAGAATGGTGTTCTTGGTGCTCATGTACAACGGCCACTTCTTCTGGATGGCATACTGGAAGCAGCTATGCGCAAAACCCGAGATGGactgcagggagaaagagaggtccCTGGCGTGGTCCCCCAGGGCCAGGCTCCGCCTAGGAATGGCACCCCTTCCCTCCACATGACCCTCTCTGGCTGTCTGGGTTAACCCAGTGACCCTAAGCGAGCTTCTGTTGTTTCTGCTGGCCCAGCTCCCCCTCCCACCTTCTGGGAGAAAATGGCCCTCCAGCTTTGCTTCAGAAAGCTACCTCCCCCTCCACAATTATTAGATCACATGGCTGGGATGGGACCTGTTTCTAGAGTTGATTGTGTCTGGCTTATCCAATCAGAGCTCCAACTCTCTCTCAGGGCCCCTGTGATTGGCTCAGAGATGGCCATATGACACAGGGTAGAACTTCTGCGGGAACCAGCCAAACTGGCAGGGATAAGCCTGCAGCAGGGAAGccaggtggggggagaggagctcAAGCTCCGTGCCTGCCTCACCTTGTGCCAGCCTCACCTCGTCGGTGTTGTACATGCCCATGCCCACGCCGCCGGCAGGGAAGTTATACACCTCCCACTCCTTGGCACCGCTGCCATCCTTTGGGGTGAACACCATCTTAAAGGTACCAGCCCGGTCGGCCACAAAATCTGTGGCCTTGTACTGTGGAGACGAGAGGGTGGTTCAGGCCAGAGGCTCCAGGTGGGGGTCCCAGGACAGCAGAGCCCAACTCCCCCCGGGCCCACCTGGTCGCCATGGGCGTGCCTGCCAATGGTGATGGGCATGGTCCAGCCAGGGACAAGGCGGGGGATGTTTTTGCAGATAATGGGCTCCCGGAAGACAGTCCCACCAAGAATGTTCCGGATCGTTCCATTGGGACTCTTCCACATCTTCTTCAGCTTGAACTCTAGCGGAGCAGAGATGAAGTGGCCCCATTGCAGCCCCCACCTTCCAACCAGAATTTGAACCCCAAGCAAGAACGCAGCAAGGTGAGGGCCCTAAAAATCCTCCCGGGGAAGCCACAGAGTCTGAGTGTGGATGTGTGGGCTCCACAGTCAGAATTCCTGGCTTCAGGATCCAGCTCCGCCACCTCTGACTTTGAGTCTTGTGCAAGTGCTTTAACCTAAGCTATAAAATGAAGGTATTGATAGAATACCTAGCCTTTTAGAtggctgtgagaattaaatgagctcATACATTAAGTGCctagaacagggcctggcacatgggATTATTATTACTCCCACATCACACTGGGATGTTATAGCTCAGTCTGATGAACTGTGGCAACACACTGCCTCACTCCAGCTCTGATTCTGGCCCCAGAACCGCCACGAACCGCAGGGTTCAGCCCAAGTTACTAAGACTGTGACCCCTGACTTCCTTGTCCAGAAAATGGGGACATATAAATCCCAAGGTTCAGgagggaaaataaaagagaacctGCAAGAAGAGATTAGCTATAAAATGATTCTAATATCCTAAGATCAGTACAACCCAAAAGACAGGAGGACACCCCAAGGGTTTGTCTTGAGTGCTTCCTTCTAGGTCCCTGGACTGCTGGAAGTCGGGAGACAGAACTCTGCAAACTCCTCAACAACCCTTTCTTGAACTTTCCAATCTGGCCCCTTTATTCACAATCCAGTGCCATTTCATGGAACCCTCCAGAGCACCCCCAGCCacggccagata
Above is a window of Saccopteryx bilineata isolate mSacBil1 chromosome 7, mSacBil1_pri_phased_curated, whole genome shotgun sequence DNA encoding:
- the IDH2 gene encoding isocitrate dehydrogenase [NADP], mitochondrial; protein product: MAGYLRVVRSLGRASGSGPAWAPAALTGPNLQDQPRRHYADKRIKVAKPVVEMDGDEMTRIIWQFIKEKLILPHVDVQLKYFDLGLPHRDKTDDQVTIDSALATQKYHVAVKCATITPDEARVEEFKLKKMWKSPNGTIRNILGGTVFREPIICKNIPRLVPGWTMPITIGRHAHGDQYKATDFVADRAGTFKMVFTPKDGSGAKEWEVYNFPAGGVGMGMYNTDESISGFAHSCFQYAIQKKWPLYMSTKNTILKAYDGRFKDIFQEIFDKHYKTDFDKNKIWYEHRLIDDMVAQVLKSSGGFVWACKNYDGDVQSDILAQGFGSLGLMTSVLVCPDGKTIEAEAAHGTVTRHYREHQKGRPTSTNPIASIFAWTRGLEHRGKLDGNQDLIRFAQTLEKVCVQTVESGAMTKDLAGCIHGLSNVKLNEHFLNTSDFLDTIKNNLDKALG